A region from the Simiduia sp. 21SJ11W-1 genome encodes:
- a CDS encoding Fe-Mn family superoxide dismutase yields MKSAQKNANLQNIGPFSALNVLAERLHTCASSMALSLGLLKSENQFCIQKKTSATSNQNTHSQNNLTPAQWPEHNKAELPTNTPSGPLLQSILKDFGSFFCFRLSLEKTCSNLNFENCAWLVLTEEKSLKIIGMPNHVNPAKLGMTPVFSIDIQLARGPNHTASRKLQYLRAWLKLANWKPMERKFEKIIRNHPSTLHEYLLSTEHHSHTLN; encoded by the coding sequence ATGAAATCTGCTCAAAAAAATGCTAACCTCCAAAACATCGGGCCTTTTAGTGCACTTAATGTGCTTGCCGAAAGGCTACATACCTGCGCCTCTAGTATGGCACTCTCACTAGGTCTACTAAAATCAGAGAACCAATTCTGCATCCAGAAAAAAACAAGCGCCACATCCAACCAAAACACTCATAGCCAAAATAATCTTACACCAGCTCAATGGCCAGAGCACAACAAAGCGGAACTTCCTACCAACACACCCAGCGGCCCGCTACTGCAATCAATCCTCAAGGATTTTGGCAGTTTCTTTTGTTTCAGATTAAGCCTGGAAAAAACCTGCAGCAATTTAAACTTTGAAAACTGTGCATGGTTGGTTCTTACCGAAGAAAAATCCCTTAAAATTATTGGCATGCCCAATCATGTCAACCCAGCCAAACTTGGAATGACTCCAGTATTTTCGATAGACATACAACTAGCGCGAGGCCCCAACCACACGGCAAGCCGAAAACTGCAATATTTACGCGCCTGGCTGAAACTTGCGAACTGGAAGCCCATGGAGCGGAAGTTCGAAAAAATCATTCGCAACCATCCAAGTACCTTACACGAGTACTTACTTAGCACCGAGCATCACTCTCACACCTTAAACTAG
- the recR gene encoding recombination mediator RecR, translating to MFSPLIDELMSALRCLPGVGPKSAQRMALHLLERDREGASRLANSLAVAVEGVGECNRCRTLTEQDECSICSNQRRTKAMLCVVETPADVLAIEQAGTYPGTYFVLHGHLSPIDGIGPADLGLDKLQALWTAGDIEEMILATNPTIEGEATAHYISERAKKAGVKVTRIAHGVPLGGELEYIDGGTLAHAFSSRQIV from the coding sequence ATGTTTAGCCCGCTAATTGATGAACTGATGAGTGCCCTGCGGTGTTTGCCGGGCGTTGGGCCCAAGTCTGCCCAGCGCATGGCGCTGCATTTACTTGAGCGCGACCGAGAAGGAGCGAGCCGGCTTGCAAATTCTTTAGCAGTTGCCGTGGAGGGCGTGGGTGAGTGCAACCGCTGCCGCACGCTAACCGAGCAAGATGAATGCAGTATTTGCAGCAATCAACGCCGCACCAAGGCAATGCTTTGTGTGGTGGAAACACCAGCCGATGTGTTGGCCATCGAGCAGGCCGGCACCTACCCGGGCACCTATTTTGTGTTGCACGGCCACCTGTCACCCATTGATGGCATTGGCCCTGCGGATCTTGGCCTCGATAAGCTGCAAGCACTTTGGACTGCGGGCGATATTGAAGAAATGATTCTGGCCACCAACCCCACCATCGAAGGCGAGGCCACCGCCCACTATATTTCCGAGCGGGCCAAAAAAGCGGGCGTGAAAGTCACGCGCATAGCACACGGTGTGCCCCTTGGTGGCGAGCTGGAATACATAGATGGCGGCACCCTGGCGCACGCCTTCTCAAGCAGGCAAATTGTTTAA
- a CDS encoding Crp/Fnr family transcriptional regulator, producing the protein MISTDTAAKYCPTQNHLVAALPLDVRRRLEENLELIYLPLGEVLYESGYTLRYAYFPLDCIISMLYVMEDGASAEISVVGNEGILGTALFMGGDSTSSRALVQSAGYAYRIPGRRFKDEFDRHSEMLMLLLRYTQALITQMAQTAVCNRHHSVDQQLCRWMLLSLDRLPSNNLIMTQELIANMLGVRRESVTEAAGKLQNLGVIAYHRGHIKVLDRDMLESLSCECYAVVKKETDRLLPRCRPKKSGECLIS; encoded by the coding sequence ATGATTTCCACCGATACAGCGGCGAAATACTGCCCTACCCAAAATCACCTCGTTGCGGCGCTGCCGTTAGATGTTCGTCGGCGCTTGGAGGAAAATTTGGAGCTAATATATTTGCCGCTAGGCGAGGTACTCTATGAGTCTGGCTATACGTTGCGCTACGCCTATTTCCCTTTAGATTGCATTATTTCCATGTTGTACGTTATGGAGGATGGCGCTTCGGCAGAGATTTCAGTTGTAGGCAATGAAGGTATCTTGGGTACGGCGTTGTTTATGGGCGGCGATAGTACCTCCAGCCGTGCGCTAGTGCAGAGTGCGGGTTATGCCTACCGAATACCTGGGCGACGCTTTAAAGACGAGTTTGACAGGCATTCAGAGATGCTGATGTTGCTCTTGCGATATACCCAGGCGCTTATTACCCAAATGGCTCAAACAGCCGTCTGTAACCGTCATCATTCGGTGGATCAGCAGTTGTGCCGCTGGATGTTATTGTCGCTCGACCGATTGCCTAGCAATAACCTGATTATGACCCAAGAGCTGATAGCCAATATGTTGGGGGTTCGTCGCGAGAGTGTAACGGAGGCCGCGGGAAAATTGCAGAATCTCGGTGTGATTGCCTATCACCGCGGCCATATTAAGGTGCTGGATAGAGATATGCTTGAATCACTCTCGTGTGAGTGTTACGCAGTGGTTAAAAAGGAGACAGACCGATTGCTACCACGATGTCGTCCTAAGAAAAGCGGCGAGTGTCTAATCAGCTAG
- the mobA gene encoding molybdenum cofactor guanylyltransferase MobA: MEINGNNIAGLIIAGGAGTRMGGTDKCLLTLGAKPLLHYTHQRLAPQVASVALNVNGALDRFNRALADLPPIPMLPDTPPSAGPLSGIIAGLTWLQSHPQQWLLTVAADTPFFPADLGRRLAKGLGVKSHLAVASEQGRMHPLFGLWHKSLLPRLTHAYREDQHKLQQLVRELGGIQVDFGSCQPAFFNINTREELAEARALMN; encoded by the coding sequence ATGGAAATCAACGGCAACAATATTGCAGGGCTCATTATTGCCGGGGGCGCCGGCACCCGCATGGGCGGCACCGATAAATGCCTGCTCACGCTCGGCGCCAAACCCTTGCTGCACTACACCCATCAACGCCTGGCGCCGCAGGTGGCAAGTGTTGCATTGAATGTAAACGGCGCGCTCGATCGCTTCAACCGTGCCTTGGCAGATTTGCCGCCCATTCCCATGCTGCCAGACACCCCGCCCAGCGCAGGCCCCTTGAGCGGCATTATTGCAGGCCTCACCTGGCTGCAATCACACCCGCAACAATGGCTACTGACGGTGGCGGCCGATACGCCCTTTTTCCCCGCAGACTTAGGCCGCCGCCTGGCCAAGGGGCTGGGCGTCAAATCACATTTGGCGGTGGCCTCTGAGCAGGGCCGCATGCACCCGCTGTTCGGCCTGTGGCATAAAAGCCTGTTGCCGCGCCTTACCCATGCCTACCGTGAAGACCAACACAAGCTGCAACAGCTGGTGCGCGAACTCGGTGGCATTCAGGTAGATTTTGGCAGCTGCCAACCGGCGTTTTTTAACATCAACACCCGGGAGGAACTCGCAGAGGCCCGGGCGTTGATGAACTGA
- a CDS encoding BON domain-containing protein: protein MKNFNRKAIPLAMLVSAAALSGSAWSDDCTSQNILEARQEAQIWTTYALSPYLRSNDIQVTVANGKATLNGGVTEDTDKELAKQIALGVDGIKSVDNKITVSAEQNSKNDEQSENDYGQYIDDASITTAVKSKLLWGKTSDGLTTNVITKFGNVTLTGNVGTADAKELAGKLAKNTRGVKSVKNQLIVKKQEGTPAPENKKIAKSSENTTVSDSWITTKIKSTYIYSSNVDSSDISVTTEDGLVTLTGKVGSGAERELAIEMAQNIRGVKQVKPEELTF from the coding sequence ATGAAAAACTTTAACCGTAAAGCAATCCCGTTGGCAATGCTGGTTTCGGCAGCCGCCTTGAGTGGCAGCGCCTGGTCAGATGACTGCACGTCTCAGAATATTCTTGAGGCGCGTCAAGAAGCACAAATCTGGACAACCTATGCCCTAAGCCCCTACCTGAGATCCAATGACATCCAGGTGACCGTGGCCAACGGCAAGGCCACGCTCAATGGGGGCGTCACAGAAGACACCGACAAGGAACTTGCCAAGCAAATTGCGCTGGGTGTGGATGGCATTAAATCCGTAGACAACAAAATCACTGTCTCTGCAGAGCAAAATTCCAAAAATGATGAGCAGTCAGAGAACGACTATGGGCAATACATAGACGACGCCTCCATCACCACAGCGGTAAAATCAAAGCTCCTGTGGGGCAAAACGTCGGACGGCTTAACAACAAATGTGATCACCAAGTTCGGCAATGTAACCCTTACGGGTAACGTAGGCACAGCTGATGCCAAAGAGCTCGCCGGAAAGCTGGCAAAAAACACGCGGGGAGTGAAGTCTGTGAAGAACCAGCTAATCGTCAAAAAGCAGGAGGGCACGCCCGCGCCGGAAAACAAGAAAATTGCCAAATCAAGCGAAAACACCACAGTATCAGATAGCTGGATTACTACAAAAATAAAGTCCACCTATATCTACTCAAGTAATGTAGACAGCTCGGACATTTCGGTAACCACTGAAGATGGATTGGTTACACTAACGGGTAAAGTGGGCAGTGGCGCCGAGCGCGAACTTGCCATTGAAATGGCTCAGAACATTCGCGGTGTAAAACAGGTTAAGCCAGAAGAATTAACCTTTTAA
- a CDS encoding sodium-dependent bicarbonate transport family permease, with protein MPDIVVMFFLLGLIAGLLRSDLTVPKAAYETLSLLLMLTIGLKGGMALYGNLSWQLVPELLTVMLLGGAIPLVLFPLLRKLVGLNLEDSASIAAHYGSVSAGTFAVALAYVEARELVVAPEVTLYLVAMELPAIVVGLLIYRRLQRGGPVQPTLGKLWHEAFTNQGVILLLGGVIIGVMYGPIQGAAVTDLYTGAFKAVLALFLLEMGLTAANTLRPFPWAHWRLLSFALIAPPVLALVGIAAGKALGMSEGTQVILASLTASASYIAAPVAIKGAIPKADIGLAMLASLGLTFPLNVLVGIGFYHYLIAL; from the coding sequence GTGCCCGATATCGTTGTGATGTTTTTTCTACTGGGCCTGATTGCCGGCCTGCTCCGATCTGACCTTACCGTACCGAAAGCTGCGTACGAAACCCTAAGCCTGTTGTTGATGCTTACCATCGGCCTGAAGGGCGGTATGGCCTTGTATGGCAACCTTAGCTGGCAGCTGGTGCCCGAGTTGTTAACGGTTATGCTGCTGGGCGGCGCTATTCCCTTGGTGCTGTTTCCGTTACTGCGCAAGCTCGTGGGCTTGAACCTTGAAGACAGCGCCAGCATTGCCGCGCACTATGGTTCTGTGAGTGCGGGCACCTTTGCGGTGGCCTTGGCCTATGTAGAGGCCCGTGAGCTGGTGGTGGCACCGGAGGTGACGCTCTACCTGGTGGCCATGGAGCTGCCCGCCATTGTGGTGGGGCTTTTGATCTACCGGCGCCTGCAGCGCGGCGGGCCGGTGCAACCTACCCTGGGTAAGCTTTGGCACGAGGCGTTCACTAACCAGGGCGTCATCTTGCTGCTGGGCGGTGTGATTATTGGTGTGATGTATGGCCCTATTCAGGGCGCTGCGGTTACCGATTTATACACAGGTGCCTTTAAGGCTGTGCTGGCCTTGTTCCTGCTGGAGATGGGTTTAACGGCGGCCAATACGCTGCGGCCATTCCCCTGGGCGCACTGGCGTCTGTTGAGCTTCGCGCTGATTGCGCCGCCGGTGCTTGCGCTAGTGGGTATTGCTGCAGGTAAGGCGCTGGGTATGAGCGAGGGCACCCAAGTCATTTTGGCCTCGCTCACCGCCAGTGCGTCTTACATTGCCGCACCGGTGGCCATTAAAGGCGCTATTCCCAAAGCCGACATCGGCTTGGCTATGCTCGCATCGCTTGGGCTTACCTTTCCCCTCAACGTGCTGGTGGGTATCGGCTTCTACCACTATTTGATTGCCCTATAA
- a CDS encoding GGDEF domain-containing protein: MENLSAMRPGNNLLQSSRRKEAFLRNTIKTLHYKVMKLEKDLIEARHFANHDLLTGLANRGLLRDRLLQSINQANRQGKQVGLLILDLNGFKSINDTYGHNIGDEVLIQMARRLIACVRAEDSTYRYGGDEFVVLLPEVDGIEGANELKKKLLEKLAVSYKIGRISILAPASIGVAVYPTDGKNQMELINHADENMYTEKTKSNGFYTNNSGRHK, encoded by the coding sequence ATGGAAAACCTTAGCGCGATGCGACCGGGAAACAATTTACTGCAATCAAGCCGACGAAAGGAAGCATTCCTACGCAATACCATTAAAACGCTCCACTATAAAGTAATGAAACTAGAAAAGGATCTCATTGAGGCGCGCCACTTTGCCAATCACGATCTACTCACAGGCCTCGCCAATAGAGGTTTATTAAGAGACAGATTGCTGCAATCAATCAATCAAGCCAACCGGCAAGGCAAGCAAGTTGGGCTACTTATACTGGATCTCAATGGCTTCAAGTCTATTAATGATACCTACGGCCATAACATCGGCGACGAAGTGCTCATCCAGATGGCAAGGCGATTGATTGCCTGCGTACGGGCAGAGGACTCCACCTACCGCTATGGCGGCGATGAATTCGTAGTACTACTACCTGAAGTAGATGGCATAGAAGGCGCAAACGAACTCAAGAAGAAACTTCTCGAAAAACTAGCGGTGTCTTATAAAATTGGAAGAATCAGCATTCTAGCCCCTGCAAGCATAGGGGTGGCCGTTTACCCAACAGACGGAAAGAACCAAATGGAATTAATAAACCATGCCGATGAAAACATGTACACCGAAAAAACAAAGAGCAACGGGTTTTACACTAACAACAGCGGCCGCCATAAATAG
- a CDS encoding DUF4398 domain-containing protein, with amino-acid sequence MKLIDKLPFNRASPLLKPQPSHAVFFGVSIIAILLSLTACTTNAPHPYRALQSAESAIENADQERVSDYALPELSQARKKLTDARAAAQEKDVASATRLANESEVSARLALARANKIKAKQVNEDMIRSIEMLKQEMQRNQGNTQ; translated from the coding sequence ATGAAACTAATAGATAAACTGCCGTTCAATCGTGCATCACCACTGCTAAAACCACAGCCTTCTCACGCTGTTTTTTTTGGGGTTTCGATTATAGCTATCTTGTTGTCGCTAACTGCATGCACAACGAATGCACCACACCCTTATCGCGCCCTGCAAAGCGCTGAGTCCGCTATCGAAAATGCCGATCAGGAACGGGTATCGGATTATGCACTTCCGGAACTCAGCCAAGCTCGAAAGAAGCTTACCGATGCACGCGCAGCGGCTCAGGAAAAAGACGTGGCCTCGGCCACTCGGCTAGCGAACGAATCAGAAGTAAGCGCAAGGCTCGCCTTGGCACGCGCCAATAAAATTAAAGCCAAGCAAGTTAATGAAGACATGATCCGCAGCATAGAGATGCTAAAGCAAGAAATGCAGCGCAACCAAGGAAACACGCAATGA
- the rnd gene encoding ribonuclease D — protein sequence MTIATTPIWVDSQDELRTLCERWQDQAAIAIDTEFMRSQTYYPHAGLIQVGDGRGCYLIDPLAIKDLTPLAQLMTHPGTVKVIHSCSEDLEVFRFLLGVVPKPLFDTQIGAAFANFGFSLGYGALIQQLLSIELEKGETRSDWMQRPLSQSQLHYAALDVAYLLIAYGKILAELKQLGRLGWVREECERLVAAAESPEDFSQAYTKIKLAWKLYPDQLAILRDVCIWREKTARELDIPRNRLMKEGAAWEVARRKPGHTKQLAGIDGMGNRTLRDHAETLLAIVQNAEANGLPERLPKPFTPRQGEVLKSLKAVANGVSETQAIAPEVLTRKKDLEALTRSVLAGKPELPDTLTGWRYAVVGQQLAAEAETLVPEYQQENFHV from the coding sequence ATGACCATTGCAACTACACCCATTTGGGTTGATTCACAAGATGAACTCCGCACCTTGTGCGAACGTTGGCAAGATCAAGCGGCCATCGCCATAGATACCGAGTTTATGCGCAGCCAAACCTATTACCCGCACGCGGGTTTGATTCAAGTGGGCGACGGCCGTGGCTGCTATTTAATTGATCCGCTCGCCATAAAAGATTTAACCCCGTTGGCCCAACTGATGACCCACCCGGGCACAGTGAAAGTGATTCACTCCTGTTCGGAAGATCTGGAAGTGTTCCGCTTTTTACTGGGTGTTGTGCCCAAACCACTGTTCGATACCCAAATAGGTGCGGCCTTCGCCAACTTCGGTTTTTCACTGGGGTATGGGGCCTTGATTCAGCAACTGCTCTCCATTGAGCTGGAAAAGGGCGAAACGCGCTCCGATTGGATGCAGCGCCCGCTCAGCCAGTCGCAGTTGCACTACGCAGCCCTTGATGTGGCCTACCTGCTCATTGCCTACGGTAAAATTTTGGCTGAGCTCAAACAGCTAGGCAGGCTCGGTTGGGTGCGCGAAGAGTGCGAGCGGCTGGTAGCCGCCGCCGAAAGCCCGGAAGATTTCAGCCAGGCCTACACCAAGATCAAACTCGCCTGGAAACTCTACCCAGATCAGCTCGCAATACTGCGCGATGTGTGTATTTGGCGTGAAAAAACCGCGCGCGAATTGGATATCCCCCGTAACCGATTAATGAAAGAGGGTGCGGCCTGGGAAGTTGCGCGCAGAAAACCTGGCCACACCAAGCAGCTGGCGGGCATTGATGGCATGGGTAATCGCACCTTGCGCGACCACGCCGAAACCCTGTTGGCGATTGTGCAAAATGCCGAAGCCAACGGCCTGCCCGAGCGCTTGCCAAAGCCCTTTACGCCGCGCCAAGGCGAAGTATTAAAATCGTTGAAAGCCGTGGCAAACGGCGTTTCTGAAACCCAGGCCATAGCACCGGAGGTGCTGACGCGCAAAAAGGATTTAGAGGCGCTCACCCGCTCGGTGCTGGCCGGTAAGCCCGAATTACCTGACACATTAACCGGCTGGCGCTATGCTGTGGTTGGTCAGCAGTTGGCCGCTGAGGCCGAAACTCTGGTGCCTGAATACCAGCAAGAGAACTTCCATGTCTGA
- a CDS encoding Crp/Fnr family transcriptional regulator → MEKLSYPIENLLICALSRRLTDHLIGQCRQVWLARGDLVYERNRPYRYIYFPLSGVYSFRAIADDHRSMSIETIGREGMLGVAALLGNGDARFQCVSLVSGKALRISVGNIRKILRNNSGFDRSVGRYIMHLMGELSQSIVCVQYHTVEQRLARWLIEVSDQCQGEALEFTHVSIARLMGVRRSGVSIAAHGFLAQSLISYTRGSLRILNRTGLMEKSCNCYIPVKH, encoded by the coding sequence ATGGAAAAATTATCATATCCCATTGAAAATTTGCTGATTTGTGCGCTTTCTCGCAGGTTGACAGATCACCTGATAGGCCAGTGTCGTCAAGTATGGCTGGCCCGTGGTGACCTGGTCTACGAGCGTAATCGGCCTTATCGATACATCTATTTTCCTTTATCTGGCGTGTATTCTTTTAGAGCGATAGCCGACGACCATAGGTCAATGAGTATCGAAACTATCGGGCGCGAAGGCATGCTTGGCGTAGCCGCATTGCTGGGTAATGGTGATGCAAGATTTCAATGTGTTTCATTGGTGTCTGGCAAGGCATTGCGCATTTCGGTGGGGAATATTAGAAAAATACTGCGTAACAATTCAGGTTTTGATAGATCTGTAGGGCGCTATATTATGCATTTGATGGGCGAGTTGTCGCAATCTATCGTTTGTGTGCAATACCACACTGTTGAGCAAAGGTTGGCTAGGTGGCTGATAGAGGTGAGCGATCAATGCCAAGGGGAGGCGCTGGAATTTACCCATGTCAGCATTGCCAGATTAATGGGGGTAAGGCGTAGTGGCGTTAGTATTGCCGCGCATGGCTTTCTTGCCCAGTCACTTATTTCCTACACCCGTGGCTCACTGCGGATATTAAATCGCACCGGCCTCATGGAAAAATCATGTAATTGTTATATTCCGGTTAAGCATTGA
- a CDS encoding polysaccharide deacetylase family protein translates to MAPLRRFSLPGSPRSRIFWGLSLLLLSPLINAQPHWPDDGRTAVSLNYDDALPSQLDHALPALNSTGLRATFYLTLASPVIQERLDEWRALAAQGHALGNHSVFHHCRASLPGRDWVQPHQDLDQRSPRQMLEELQAANSFLTAIDGQQLRTYTPPCGDTHAGGQPYLPLVAPLFTAILSQEPPALNATWLSPSGVSGEALIAQVKTASAHSRLINITFHGIGGDHLAISAQAHQALLNYLAQHPEKFFVATYQQIAKNF, encoded by the coding sequence ATGGCCCCACTACGCAGGTTCAGCCTACCCGGATCACCCCGCTCGCGTATATTTTGGGGTTTAAGCTTATTGCTACTAAGCCCGTTAATAAATGCCCAACCCCACTGGCCCGACGATGGCCGAACGGCGGTCAGCCTGAATTATGACGACGCCCTGCCAAGCCAGCTGGATCACGCCCTGCCGGCACTGAACAGCACGGGCTTGCGGGCGACCTTTTACCTGACGCTCGCCTCCCCCGTCATTCAAGAGCGCTTAGACGAGTGGCGGGCGCTGGCAGCCCAGGGGCACGCGCTGGGCAACCATAGCGTATTTCACCACTGCAGGGCTTCGCTGCCCGGGCGCGACTGGGTGCAGCCTCACCAGGATTTAGACCAGCGCAGCCCCAGGCAAATGCTCGAAGAGTTGCAAGCGGCCAACAGCTTTTTAACGGCCATCGACGGCCAGCAGTTGCGCACCTATACACCCCCCTGTGGCGATACCCACGCCGGCGGCCAACCCTACTTGCCCTTGGTTGCGCCGCTGTTTACCGCCATTCTGAGCCAAGAGCCGCCGGCCCTAAACGCCACCTGGCTGTCCCCCTCTGGGGTTTCGGGCGAGGCGCTTATTGCCCAGGTGAAAACAGCGTCCGCGCACAGCCGCTTGATAAATATTACCTTTCACGGCATAGGTGGCGACCACCTCGCCATCAGCGCGCAAGCACACCAGGCGCTGCTGAACTACTTGGCACAGCACCCCGAAAAATTCTTTGTAGCAACCTACCAGCAAATCGCCAAAAATTTTTAG
- a CDS encoding OmpA family protein, producing MLAIGCSGTSTKPANAVEVREKLTNLQSDQQLASRAQLAIKEAELATRIAEQPEREKVVVEHRRFMADHKVEIAIAIAESRLLEDQRKALIDEREASRLNARTSEANVARDKLQETMARNAKLEQELVDLNAKKSARGMVLTLGDMLFESGKSELKFGTTENLDKLSRFLNQNQDRQLIIEGYTDSTGSDAANLALSQDRADSVRAYLLKQGIASYRMQAKGKGEGTPIASNDSARGRQINRRVEIIIPNDAQ from the coding sequence GTGCTCGCCATCGGCTGCTCCGGCACCAGCACAAAACCTGCCAACGCTGTGGAGGTACGTGAAAAACTCACCAACCTTCAATCAGACCAACAACTCGCCAGCCGCGCACAGCTGGCCATCAAGGAAGCGGAACTGGCTACCCGTATAGCCGAACAACCGGAACGTGAAAAGGTTGTGGTAGAGCACCGTAGATTTATGGCCGATCATAAAGTTGAAATTGCAATTGCGATTGCAGAAAGCCGATTACTGGAAGATCAACGTAAAGCCTTGATTGATGAGCGTGAAGCCTCGCGTTTAAACGCGCGCACATCAGAGGCAAATGTCGCCCGTGATAAATTGCAGGAAACGATGGCCCGCAACGCTAAACTTGAACAGGAGCTGGTGGATCTCAATGCGAAAAAAAGCGCACGAGGCATGGTCTTGACGTTAGGCGATATGCTGTTTGAGTCTGGAAAATCTGAATTGAAGTTCGGCACCACTGAGAATCTTGATAAACTCTCACGGTTTCTCAACCAGAATCAAGATCGTCAACTGATCATTGAAGGTTATACCGACAGCACCGGCAGCGATGCCGCTAACTTGGCCCTCTCACAAGACCGAGCAGACTCAGTAAGGGCTTACCTGTTAAAACAGGGTATTGCCAGCTACCGCATGCAGGCTAAGGGTAAAGGCGAAGGCACCCCCATCGCCAGTAATGATTCAGCCCGCGGGCGGCAAATCAATCGGCGCGTCGAAATTATTATTCCAAACGATGCCCAGTGA
- a CDS encoding YcgL domain-containing protein, with translation MSDAIQNLCDIYKSPKDPDMYLYVRKTEGLARVPEALLEKFGKPSHVMTLLLRDGRKLARVDVDKVRAALTERGFYLQLPPPKEDYMTQINQQNSKLV, from the coding sequence ATGTCTGATGCCATTCAAAACCTGTGCGACATTTATAAAAGCCCCAAAGACCCGGATATGTACCTGTATGTGCGAAAAACCGAAGGTTTGGCGCGCGTGCCCGAGGCCTTATTGGAAAAGTTTGGTAAGCCTTCCCATGTAATGACGTTGTTACTGCGCGATGGCCGTAAGCTTGCCCGGGTAGATGTAGACAAGGTGCGTGCCGCACTCACTGAGCGCGGTTTTTATTTACAGCTGCCGCCGCCAAAAGAAGACTACATGACCCAGATCAACCAGCAAAATTCCAAGTTGGTTTAA
- a CDS encoding YcgN family cysteine cluster protein gives MAWFRDYWREVPLAEMTDSQWEALCDGCGKCCLQKLEDEDDGEVYYTRLACELLDLESCRCTDYPNRLQKVPDCLQLRAEKITEFHWLPVTCAYRLVAEGQDLPEWHPLISGSPATVHSAGISVRGRAKSMAGVPEDQWQEDVVHWVDL, from the coding sequence TTGGCCTGGTTTCGGGATTACTGGCGCGAGGTGCCACTGGCGGAGATGACCGACAGCCAGTGGGAAGCCCTGTGCGATGGTTGTGGCAAATGTTGTTTGCAAAAACTGGAAGATGAAGACGACGGCGAAGTCTACTACACGCGCCTTGCCTGTGAGTTGTTGGATCTGGAAAGCTGCCGTTGTACAGACTACCCCAATAGGCTGCAAAAAGTGCCCGACTGCCTGCAGCTTCGGGCCGAAAAAATCACAGAGTTTCACTGGCTGCCGGTGACTTGTGCCTACCGGTTGGTGGCCGAAGGGCAAGATTTACCCGAGTGGCACCCGTTGATTTCAGGCTCACCTGCAACCGTGCACAGCGCCGGTATTTCAGTGCGCGGGCGAGCGAAATCTATGGCCGGAGTACCTGAAGATCAGTGGCAGGAAGACGTAGTGCATTGGGTAGATTTATAA
- a CDS encoding lmo0937 family membrane protein: protein MQDILVFTLLFIWALGLVFSYTVGGYIHLLLLVVIVVLAKKAIDNRGV, encoded by the coding sequence ATGCAAGATATTCTTGTGTTTACATTGTTGTTCATCTGGGCGCTAGGTTTGGTTTTTTCCTATACTGTGGGTGGGTATATCCACCTTCTTTTGCTTGTGGTGATTGTGGTGCTGGCAAAGAAGGCTATTGATAACAGAGGCGTTTAG